One Periophthalmus magnuspinnatus isolate fPerMag1 chromosome 8, fPerMag1.2.pri, whole genome shotgun sequence genomic window carries:
- the slc25a19 gene encoding mitochondrial thiamine pyrophosphate carrier, whose product MVGYDPRVKDAALSPEEAALAGSAAGMVTRALISPFDVIKIRFQLQIERVSSQKPEGKYSGIFQACRCIYREEGLSAFWKGHIPAQLLSVAFGAVQFTSFEFLTEVVHKTTSYDSQTAGVHFVCGGLAACSATVFCQPLDTLRTRFAAQGEPKIYRNLRHAVFTMCRSEGALTFYRGLSPTLMAVFPYAGLQFFFYNVFKKMLAPVPNARNSGGNLQSLLCGSGAGMISKTITYPFDLFKKRLQVGGFEEARLHFGKVRTYKGLLDCAAQIAKEEGLQGFFKGLSPSLLKAALSTGFTFFWYEFFLDLMRDHKERRINGFLQNPKQR is encoded by the exons ATGGTGGGTTATGATCCCCGTGTTAAGGATGCAGCTCTGTCCCCAGAGGAGGCTGCCTTGGCTGGGTCAGCTGCTGGGATGGTCACACGCGCCCTTATCAGTCCCTTTGATGTCATTAAAATAAGGTTCCAG CTCCAGATTGAACGTGTGTCATCACAGAAACCTGAGGGCAAGTAtagtggaatatttcaggcttGTCGCTGCATTTATAGAGAAGAAGGTCTGTCTGCATTTTGGAAAGGGCACATCCCCGCACAGCTTCTGTCTGTTGCATTTGGGGCTGTACAG TTTACAAGTTTTGAGTTTCTGACGGAGGTAGTTCACAAGACAACATCATACGACAGTCAAACAGCAGGAGTTCACTTTGTATGTGGAGGCCTGGCTGCTTGCTCTGCCACAGTCTTCTGTCAACCTCTTGACACTTTACGAACTCGATTTGCAGCTCAAGGAGAACCTAAG ATTTACAGGAATCTCCGACATGCTGTATTTACAATGTGTCGCTCTGAGGGGGCGCTGACATTTTACCGGGGCCTGTCTCCAACACTCATGGCTGTGTTTCCATATGCTGGTCTGCAGTTCTTTTTCtacaatgtctttaaaaagaTGTTAGCTCCTGTCCCTAATGCCAGAAACTCTGGAG GAAACCTGCAAAGTCTGTTGTGTGGGAGTGGAGCAGGAATGATCAGTAAAACTATCACGTACCCCTTTGATCTTTTCAAGAAGAGACTACAGGTGGGGGGCTTTGAGGAGGCCCGGCTTCACTTTGGAAAG GTTCGCACTTACAAAGGCCTGCTGGACTGCGCGGCTCAAATTGCCAAAGAAGAAGGCCTCCAAGGGTTTTTTAAAGGCCTCTCACCCAGCCTTTTGAAGGCTGCACTGTCAACTGGCTTCACCTTTTTTTGGTATGAATTTTTCCTCGATCTAATGCGTGACCATAAAGAAAGGCGGATAAACGGGTTCCTCCAAAATCCAAAGCAAAGATAA